The following coding sequences lie in one Scatophagus argus isolate fScaArg1 chromosome 9, fScaArg1.pri, whole genome shotgun sequence genomic window:
- the LOC124065425 gene encoding C-C chemokine receptor type 4-like isoform X1, whose product MSDDEANVTTITPTFDYSEYWHTDFDFAPCNTSDLTTFGKVFLPILYSLVFILGFIGNGLVVCVLANYRNLTNLTDICIFNLALSDLLFILMLPLYSHYSMASHWSFGDFMCRFAAASHKTGFFSSIFFMVVMSLDRYMVIIHGFKVAQYRTLKAGMAMSVVVWMLSLSVSLPSFIFARVTNESYGVGCDYDPDSNGWKLYNIFAINILGLVIPLLVMTACYFRIIPTLMSLRSAKKHRVIKLIISIVVAFFLFWAPYNISLFLKYLKAKGKLQGDECSLESDLKLAVAVTEAFAYTHCCLNPIIYAFVGQKFTKRAVQMLRNCMPCIPLPSTIDLSDSTYRKSSIMSRSSDVTSTFIK is encoded by the exons ATGTCAG ATGATGAAGCGAATGTCACCACCATCACCCCAACCTTTGATTATTCAGAGTATTGGCACactgactttgactttgctCCTTGCAACACCAGTGATTTGACAACTTTTGGCAAAGTGTTTCTGCCCATCCTCTATAGTTTGGTTTTCATCCTGGGCTTCATAG GTAATGGTCTTGTGGTGTGTGTCCTGGCGAATTACCGGAACCTGACCAACTTGACAGACATCTGCATTTTCAACCTGGCTCTCTCCGACCTCCTTTTCATCCTAATGCTGCCTCTTTACTCTCACTACTCCATGGCCAGTCACTGGAGTTTTGGAGACTTCATGTGCCGTTTTGCTGCTGCCTCCCACAAAACTGGATTCTTCAGCAGCATCTTCTTCATGGTTGTCATGTCACTGGACCGCTACATGGTTATCATACATGGTTTCAAGGTGGCACAATATCGCACACTGAAGGCAGGCATGGCTATGTCTGTGGTGGTCTGGATGCTGAGCTTGAGTGTCTCACTACCGTCTTTTATATTTGCAAGGGTGACCAACGAGTCTTATGGCGTTGGTTGTGACTATGACCCTGATAGCAATGGCTGGAAGCTTTACAACATCTTTGCAATAAATATATTGGGCCTTGTGATTCCCTTGTTGGTGATGACAGCTTGCTACTTCAGGATCATCCCCACACTGATGAGCTTGAGAAGTGCAAAGAAACACCGTGTTATCAAACTGATCATCTCCATAGTGGTTGCCTTTTTCTTATTCTGGGCCCCCTATAACATCAGCCTTTTCTTGAAGTATCTCAAGGCTAAGGGTAAACTGCAAGGTGATGAATGCAGCCTGGAGTCAGATCTAAAGCTTGCAGTAGCAGTGACGGAGGCCTTTGCTTACACTCACTGCTGCCTGAACCCCATCATATATGCTTTTGTGGGACAAAAGTTTACAAAACGAGCTGTGCAGATGCTGAGGAACTGCATGCCTTGCATTCCCCTTCCTTCCACAATAGACTTGTCAGATAGCACATACAGGAAAAGCTCAATTATGTCAAGGTCCTCTGATGTCACCTCCACTTTCATTAAGTAG
- the LOC124065425 gene encoding C-C chemokine receptor type 4-like isoform X2, translated as MSGNGLVVCVLANYRNLTNLTDICIFNLALSDLLFILMLPLYSHYSMASHWSFGDFMCRFAAASHKTGFFSSIFFMVVMSLDRYMVIIHGFKVAQYRTLKAGMAMSVVVWMLSLSVSLPSFIFARVTNESYGVGCDYDPDSNGWKLYNIFAINILGLVIPLLVMTACYFRIIPTLMSLRSAKKHRVIKLIISIVVAFFLFWAPYNISLFLKYLKAKGKLQGDECSLESDLKLAVAVTEAFAYTHCCLNPIIYAFVGQKFTKRAVQMLRNCMPCIPLPSTIDLSDSTYRKSSIMSRSSDVTSTFIK; from the exons ATGTCAG GTAATGGTCTTGTGGTGTGTGTCCTGGCGAATTACCGGAACCTGACCAACTTGACAGACATCTGCATTTTCAACCTGGCTCTCTCCGACCTCCTTTTCATCCTAATGCTGCCTCTTTACTCTCACTACTCCATGGCCAGTCACTGGAGTTTTGGAGACTTCATGTGCCGTTTTGCTGCTGCCTCCCACAAAACTGGATTCTTCAGCAGCATCTTCTTCATGGTTGTCATGTCACTGGACCGCTACATGGTTATCATACATGGTTTCAAGGTGGCACAATATCGCACACTGAAGGCAGGCATGGCTATGTCTGTGGTGGTCTGGATGCTGAGCTTGAGTGTCTCACTACCGTCTTTTATATTTGCAAGGGTGACCAACGAGTCTTATGGCGTTGGTTGTGACTATGACCCTGATAGCAATGGCTGGAAGCTTTACAACATCTTTGCAATAAATATATTGGGCCTTGTGATTCCCTTGTTGGTGATGACAGCTTGCTACTTCAGGATCATCCCCACACTGATGAGCTTGAGAAGTGCAAAGAAACACCGTGTTATCAAACTGATCATCTCCATAGTGGTTGCCTTTTTCTTATTCTGGGCCCCCTATAACATCAGCCTTTTCTTGAAGTATCTCAAGGCTAAGGGTAAACTGCAAGGTGATGAATGCAGCCTGGAGTCAGATCTAAAGCTTGCAGTAGCAGTGACGGAGGCCTTTGCTTACACTCACTGCTGCCTGAACCCCATCATATATGCTTTTGTGGGACAAAAGTTTACAAAACGAGCTGTGCAGATGCTGAGGAACTGCATGCCTTGCATTCCCCTTCCTTCCACAATAGACTTGTCAGATAGCACATACAGGAAAAGCTCAATTATGTCAAGGTCCTCTGATGTCACCTCCACTTTCATTAAGTAG